In a single window of the Melissococcus plutonius ATCC 35311 genome:
- the purL gene encoding phosphoribosylformylglycinamidine synthase subunit PurL, protein MLMVEKEPTPMKIKEQKIYLNLGLTEIEYKIICDQILNRLPNYTELGLFSVMWSEHCSYRHSKSILKQLPTSGQRVLQGSGEGAGIVDIGDNLAVVFKIESHNHPSAIEPFEGAATGVGGIIRDIFSMEAKPIALLDSLRFGELDHSKTKYLMTEIVSGISNYGNCVGIPTVGGEIAFDTCYEDNPLVNAMCVGLIHHKDIQTGQAKGVGNIIMYVGAKTGRDGIHGATFASEEFVQEENQQRSAVQVGDPFMEKLLLDACLELTSKHADSLIGIQDMSAAGLISSSSEMADKADMGMLIHLDHLPQREDGMTPYEMMLSESQERMLLCIKKGHEQKVENIFKKYNLDAVAIGIVTDDRRYRINHQGKEVANVPVTALTQPPIHHKTHIKFDRIQHFSLGKDFQPMIKDPATTLLHLLQQPTIASKRCVYETYDSQVLTNTVILPGSDAAVLRIRGTEKALALTTDCNSRYLYLNPKIGGQIAVAEAARNIVASGGRPLAITDCLNYGSPEKEEVLWELNESVAGIAKACNQLGIPAVSGNVSLYNETNEQAIYPTSIIGMVGQVEKMADVTTQFFKKADDLIYLIGETKPDFNGSELQKMQLNQIAEGRLMDFDLATEKQHQELVLAAIQAGMVVSAHDCSEGGVGVALAEACFENDLGINVTLDFPSSWLFSETQSRFILSISPEKQQVFEQLIKEHGICIGSVTQTKNLVLNTVDHQICLDLQIAKKSWEDALPCLLK, encoded by the coding sequence ATGTTAATGGTTGAAAAAGAACCAACACCAATGAAAATTAAAGAGCAAAAAATATATTTAAATTTAGGATTAACAGAAATAGAGTATAAAATAATTTGTGATCAAATTCTCAATCGATTACCAAATTACACTGAACTTGGACTTTTTTCGGTGATGTGGAGCGAGCACTGCTCATATAGGCATTCCAAATCTATTTTAAAACAATTACCGACAAGTGGACAACGTGTATTACAAGGGTCTGGCGAGGGAGCAGGTATTGTAGATATTGGTGATAATTTGGCAGTAGTATTTAAAATAGAGAGCCATAATCATCCGTCTGCAATTGAACCTTTTGAAGGAGCTGCAACAGGCGTTGGTGGGATTATTCGTGATATTTTTAGTATGGAAGCTAAACCCATTGCTTTATTGGATTCTTTACGATTTGGTGAATTAGATCATTCAAAGACAAAATATTTAATGACGGAAATTGTTTCAGGAATTAGCAATTATGGAAATTGTGTTGGCATTCCTACGGTTGGAGGCGAAATTGCATTTGATACTTGCTATGAAGATAATCCATTAGTTAATGCCATGTGTGTGGGATTAATTCATCATAAAGATATTCAAACGGGTCAAGCAAAAGGAGTTGGTAATATTATTATGTATGTTGGTGCCAAGACTGGACGTGATGGTATCCATGGAGCCACCTTTGCTTCTGAAGAATTTGTTCAAGAAGAAAATCAACAGCGTTCAGCTGTTCAAGTGGGCGATCCATTTATGGAAAAACTTTTGCTAGATGCCTGCTTAGAATTAACTTCAAAACATGCGGATAGTTTAATTGGCATACAAGATATGAGTGCAGCTGGTTTAATCTCATCAAGTAGTGAAATGGCAGATAAAGCTGATATGGGCATGCTGATTCACTTAGACCATCTTCCTCAAAGAGAAGATGGCATGACACCTTACGAGATGATGTTATCAGAATCCCAAGAACGCATGTTACTTTGTATTAAAAAAGGGCATGAACAAAAGGTTGAAAATATATTCAAAAAATACAATCTTGATGCTGTAGCAATTGGCATAGTAACAGATGACCGACGTTATCGAATCAATCATCAAGGGAAGGAAGTTGCTAATGTTCCAGTAACTGCACTGACCCAGCCACCGATCCATCATAAAACACACATTAAGTTTGATCGAATACAACATTTTTCTTTAGGAAAAGACTTTCAACCTATGATAAAAGACCCAGCAACCACACTGCTTCATTTACTTCAACAACCAACAATTGCTTCAAAACGCTGTGTTTATGAAACGTATGATTCACAAGTCTTAACAAATACAGTCATCCTACCAGGTAGTGATGCAGCTGTTTTGCGGATTCGTGGCACAGAAAAGGCATTAGCTTTGACGACCGATTGTAATAGTCGTTATCTTTATTTGAATCCTAAAATTGGTGGGCAAATAGCTGTAGCAGAAGCCGCTCGAAATATTGTTGCAAGTGGGGGACGACCATTGGCAATTACAGATTGTTTAAATTATGGTTCACCAGAGAAAGAAGAGGTTCTTTGGGAATTAAATGAATCTGTAGCTGGCATTGCTAAAGCTTGTAATCAATTAGGTATTCCAGCTGTATCCGGTAATGTTTCTTTATATAACGAAACAAATGAGCAGGCAATTTATCCGACTTCAATTATTGGTATGGTAGGACAAGTTGAAAAAATGGCAGATGTTACTACACAATTTTTCAAGAAGGCTGATGATCTTATTTATTTAATTGGTGAGACGAAACCAGATTTTAATGGAAGTGAATTGCAAAAAATGCAATTAAATCAAATAGCCGAAGGAAGATTGATGGATTTTGATTTAGCTACCGAAAAACAGCATCAAGAATTAGTTTTAGCGGCTATTCAAGCTGGGATGGTTGTTAGTGCGCATGATTGTTCAGAGGGAGGTGTTGGAGTGGCTTTAGCTGAAGCCTGTTTTGAAAATGACTTAGGCATTAATGTGACTCTTGATTTTCCTTCTAGCTGGCTATTTTCTGAAACACAATCTCGTTTTATCCTCTCTATCTCACCTGAAAAACAACAAGTATTTGA
- the purQ gene encoding phosphoribosylformylglycinamidine synthase subunit PurQ — protein sequence MRFAIIVFPGSNCNEDLFWAIKNVLGQEAAFVHHDTHCLADFYAVLLPGGFSYGDYLRCGAIAHFSSVMTKVVRFANEGKPVIGICNGFQILTEIGLLPGVLIKNNSLQFVCKVSSIKIENNQTIFTKNYQKNEIIHLPIAHGEGNYYCDPLTLEQLHENNQIVFSYEGENPNGSLGNIAGITNKYGNVLGMMPHPERAMEMCLGSKDGCKLFYSLIQSHQKAVMNLC from the coding sequence ATGCGATTTGCTATCATTGTATTTCCTGGTTCTAATTGTAATGAAGATCTATTTTGGGCGATTAAAAATGTTTTAGGGCAAGAGGCAGCCTTTGTTCATCATGATACACATTGTTTAGCTGATTTTTATGCAGTATTGTTACCTGGAGGATTTTCTTACGGCGATTATCTACGTTGTGGTGCTATTGCTCATTTTTCATCAGTTATGACTAAAGTTGTTCGTTTTGCAAATGAAGGAAAGCCTGTTATTGGTATTTGTAACGGATTTCAAATATTGACAGAGATTGGGCTATTACCAGGAGTTTTGATTAAAAATAATTCATTGCAGTTTGTTTGTAAAGTTTCATCAATCAAGATAGAAAATAATCAAACAATATTTACTAAAAACTACCAAAAAAATGAAATCATTCATTTACCGATTGCCCATGGCGAAGGAAATTATTATTGTGATCCATTGACACTAGAACAATTGCATGAAAATAATCAAATTGTTTTTTCCTATGAGGGAGAAAATCCTAATGGTAGTCTTGGAAATATTGCAGGAATAACAAATAAATACGGAAACGTTTTAGGTATGATGCCTCATCCAGAAAGAGCGATGGAAATGTGTCTTGGTTCTAAGGATGGCTGTAAGTTATTTTATTCGCTTATTCAATCTCATCAAAAGGCAGTGATGAATCTATGTTAA
- the purS gene encoding phosphoribosylformylglycinamidine synthase subunit PurS, whose translation MAKQVEIYVTYKPSVFDPQGEAVKNALYRMDYETVKEVRIGKYFELTIEEDNQPIETVIEEICDRLLANIQIETYQYKIMEEVY comes from the coding sequence ATGGCAAAACAGGTCGAAATCTATGTTACCTATAAACCATCTGTATTTGATCCACAAGGAGAAGCTGTGAAAAATGCACTGTATCGTATGGACTACGAAACAGTCAAGGAAGTGCGTATAGGAAAATATTTTGAGTTAACAATTGAGGAAGATAATCAACCAATTGAAACGGTGATTGAAGAAATTTGTGATCGATTATTAGCAAACATTCAGATAGAAACCTATCAATACAAAATAATGGAGGAAGTCTACTAA